A window of Rhizoctonia solani chromosome 5, complete sequence genomic DNA:
ACGACGTGTATTGCACCATTGATAGCTCTTCTCTCTGGTCGCGATGTCGGTCAGTTGGCGTGGTGGTGTGTGCCCGCGGAGTTGTCGCTCTGGTCTGGGTTAGCCGGGGTTGGATGGCCGGTGCAGTTGAAGACGTTGCAGGGTTAGAGAATCTACGCTATGAGGTACAAGGCGCGTAGTTACGAGCTTCTAGCTCTCTAGCCTAGGCAAATTGCCAAATAGAACCCGACTCTTAGCTTGGCGTTACCAGGTTGACATCTAGTTTCAATGCATATAGTTGGAACCACATCGCTGGGGTTAACTTTGGATTGCGTTATAAACGTTTTGGTAAGTTAGCATTCGACCTGACATCAATTTATTTGGAATGATATCCTGGATATTAAGCCTTTCATTGTCTGGTTGTCCTGGTGATACCACCGCTCCgaggttcttattggtttgATTACGTTATGGCATACAACCAATATCCGCCCAAGACTCAGGCGACAGCGACGTGGGGAATATGATCGACAGAGGCATATGGGTGTATGTTCCTGGTGTGGGTGGCAACCGGGGCCATAGCATGTGTTCAACTTTTTCAACTTCCTAATATACCCAAAGAGGCATGGTATTATTGGGCGTATCCAATCCCGGTGCTGTTTTAAGTCTATATAAACTACCCCTCCTAGGTCAACCGACATCCCAACCAagtttcttttcttcctcctcttgaCGACTGGAAGCGTTTGCTTGACGCACACACATTCTTTTTCCTCAACTGTCACTCCTTGTATCTTTAACCTTAAAAGCCAAACCACCCCATTCAAAAATGACCCGCCTCTCTATCATCGCTTCGGTCGCACTTGCTGCCGGGTTTGCAGCTGCTGCTCCGGCACCCATCATTCCTCATGACAGGTACCACAACCACCAGGTTGCTAACGCGAACTGGAACAATCAATTTTCCGGATGGCTTACTGTGCGTCCTAGCGTTCGAACGTTCACTTATGCTCGTACTCACACTCGTCATCACACCAAGTGGTACTACACCAGGACCAGGACGTACACTTTGAGTGCCACTGCCCCTCCAGCTACTTCTACTGCTCCTCCCGCGCCAACCACTGTGGAGACCACCCCTGCGGCACCGGAGCCTACCAGCGTAGAATCCAGCTCTGCGGCCCCCGAGCCCACGTCCGAGGCTCCTGCTCCATCTAGCTCAGCTCCTGAGATCAGTGAAACACCTGTGCCTGAGCCTACCTCTACCGAGACGCCTGTAGAGACGAGCTCTCTTCCCGAGGCTATCAGCACCACTGCCGCTCCCACCACGACCGCTGCTCCTACGACTGTCCCCCCTACTACTGCTGCCCCTACTACTACCAGCAAGCCTTCGGAGGGCAACTCTGGAAATGCCGAAATTGACGCCTACCTCAAGGGACACAACGACATCCGCGCCAATCACGGCGCCGTCCCTCTTACCTGGTAAGTGGATCAGATGTACTATAGTATAGTGAACCAACCTTCAAACTTTAGGGCCCCTGATCTTGCTGCCGCCGCCGCCAAGTGGGCTGAGAAATGCGTGTAAGTCAAATTTCGCCGTTGTTCATAACTGAATACTGAGATTCGATATCACAGTTGGAAGCATTCTCAAGGAGAGGTTGGCGCTTTTGGCGAAAACTTGGCTGCTGGTTCTGGTTTAGGAGCTGCCGCTGCGGTAAAGATGTGGACCGACGAAGCT
This region includes:
- a CDS encoding cysteine-rich Secretory family protein yields the protein MTRLSIIASVALAAGFAAAAPAPIIPHDRYHNHQVANANWNNQFSGWLTVRPSVRTFTYARTHTRHHTKWYYTRTRTYTLSATAPPATSTAPPAPTTVETTPAAPEPTSVESSSAAPEPTSEAPAPSSSAPEISETPVPEPTSTETPVETSSLPEAISTTAAPTTTAAPTTVPPTTAAPTTTSKPSEGNSGNAEIDAYLKGHNDIRANHGAVPLTWAPDLAAAAAKWAEKCVWKHSQGEVGAFGENLAAGSGLGAAAAVKMWTDEASEYNPNNPQYSHFTQVVWKATTEVGCAVRSCNGLLSGYSGAVNFHVCEYRSPGNVIGQFAQNVQV